One segment of Mycolicibacterium sp. YH-1 DNA contains the following:
- a CDS encoding isoprenylcysteine carboxylmethyltransferase family protein, with protein sequence MKDLLRMLVSGTLGMAVFGSLLFVPAGTFNYWQAWVFLAVIVTASWISSIYFLRTNRAALQRRKLATETRMAQKLIAAGIAALWAAMVVVSVLDHRFGWSAVPAAISLIGDVLVAVGIGLVVLVIVQNSHAAVTVRVEEGQQLVSTGLYGRVRHPMYTSNIFLLVGTPLALGSYWGLLFVVPGLLVFAVRIRDEEKLLSEELAGYREYMQRVRYRLVPGIW encoded by the coding sequence GTGAAAGATCTTCTCAGAATGCTGGTATCGGGCACTCTCGGGATGGCAGTGTTCGGATCATTGCTGTTCGTGCCCGCCGGTACGTTCAACTACTGGCAGGCGTGGGTGTTCTTGGCGGTGATTGTCACCGCATCATGGATCTCCAGCATCTACTTTCTGCGCACGAATCGCGCAGCGCTCCAGCGCCGCAAGTTGGCGACCGAGACGCGAATGGCGCAGAAATTAATTGCCGCTGGCATCGCCGCATTGTGGGCGGCGATGGTTGTGGTCAGCGTCCTCGACCACCGCTTTGGTTGGTCCGCTGTTCCGGCTGCGATCTCATTGATTGGCGATGTCCTGGTCGCGGTGGGAATTGGCCTGGTGGTGCTGGTGATTGTGCAGAACAGCCACGCAGCCGTGACCGTCCGGGTGGAGGAGGGCCAACAGCTCGTCTCCACCGGTCTCTACGGGCGGGTGCGACATCCCATGTACACCAGCAACATCTTCCTTCTGGTCGGAACGCCCCTTGCGCTGGGCTCGTACTGGGGACTCCTCTTCGTCGTCCCCGGCCTCCTGGTGTTCGCGGTGCGGATCCGCGACGAGGAGAAGCTGCTCTCGGAGGAGCTGGCCGGATACCGCGAGTACATGCAGAGGGTTCGCTATCGCCTGGTGCCCGGCATTTGGTGA
- the htpG gene encoding molecular chaperone HtpG, translating into MSARVEQLEFQAEARQLLDLLVHSIYSNKDSFLRELISNASDALDKLRLETLRNKDLNVDASDLHIDIEVGQDPRTLTVRDNGIGMTHDEVVDLIGTLAKSGTAELRQQLREAKKSVSEELIGQFGIGFYSTFMVADRVELLTRKAGESGATRWVSSGEGTYTIESIDPSDREVPVGTSVTLHLKPEDAEDELHDYTSETKIRELVKRYSDFIAWPIRMQVERRAPAAEEGGEESVTLETQTLNSMKALWAKSKDEVSDVEYNEFYRHIAHAWDDPLEVISMKGEGTFEYQALLFIPSHAPIDLFYRDAKTGVQLYVKRVFVMADCDELMPRYLRFVKGVVDAQGMSLNVSREILQQDRHITAIRRRLTKKVLASIKILQTERPQDYRTFWSQFGAVVKEGLTSDFDNQDALLGISSFHSTHSDEELTTLAEYVERMKDGQEQIFYATGESVQRLLKSPHLEAFKAKGYEVLLLTDPVDEIWVGSVTEFDGKPLQSVAKGEVTLDTEDEKAAHEAERQDQERDFADLLTWLKETLSEDVKEVRLSTRLTESPACLVTDTFGITPALARMYRASGQVVPVGKRILEINANHPLVTGLQQAHHNSGDDSSRAGELAETAELLYGTALLAEGGELDDPARFAALIADRLARTV; encoded by the coding sequence ATGTCTGCACGCGTCGAGCAGTTGGAGTTTCAGGCCGAGGCACGCCAGCTACTGGATCTGCTGGTCCACTCGATCTACTCAAACAAGGACTCCTTTCTGCGGGAGCTGATCTCAAACGCCTCCGATGCGCTGGACAAGCTGCGCCTGGAAACGCTGCGCAACAAGGACCTCAACGTTGACGCCTCAGATCTCCACATCGATATCGAGGTGGGGCAGGATCCACGCACCCTGACCGTTCGCGACAACGGCATCGGCATGACGCACGACGAAGTCGTGGATCTGATCGGCACTCTCGCGAAGTCAGGTACCGCCGAGCTGCGTCAGCAGTTGCGAGAGGCCAAGAAGTCCGTCTCAGAGGAACTGATCGGTCAATTCGGTATCGGTTTCTACTCGACATTCATGGTGGCAGACAGGGTCGAGCTGCTCACCCGCAAGGCGGGCGAGAGTGGAGCCACCAGGTGGGTGTCGAGCGGTGAGGGCACCTACACCATCGAATCCATCGATCCTTCCGATCGCGAGGTTCCGGTCGGAACGTCGGTGACATTGCACCTCAAACCCGAGGACGCCGAGGACGAGCTGCATGACTACACCTCGGAGACCAAGATCAGGGAGCTGGTGAAGCGGTACTCCGACTTCATAGCGTGGCCCATCCGGATGCAGGTCGAGCGCCGGGCCCCTGCTGCCGAGGAGGGTGGCGAGGAGAGCGTCACGCTCGAGACGCAGACCCTCAACTCGATGAAGGCCCTGTGGGCCAAGTCCAAGGACGAGGTCTCCGACGTCGAGTACAACGAGTTCTACCGGCACATTGCGCACGCCTGGGATGACCCGCTCGAGGTCATCTCGATGAAGGGCGAGGGCACCTTCGAGTACCAGGCGTTGCTGTTCATCCCTTCGCACGCCCCGATCGACCTGTTCTATCGGGACGCCAAGACCGGGGTGCAGCTGTATGTCAAGCGCGTCTTCGTCATGGCTGACTGCGACGAACTCATGCCGAGGTACCTGCGCTTCGTCAAGGGCGTCGTCGACGCACAAGGCATGTCGCTCAACGTCTCTCGAGAGATATTGCAGCAGGATCGCCACATCACGGCGATTCGTCGTCGCCTGACCAAGAAGGTTCTCGCGTCCATCAAGATTCTGCAGACCGAGCGGCCACAGGACTACCGCACCTTCTGGTCCCAGTTCGGCGCCGTGGTCAAGGAGGGCCTGACGTCGGACTTCGACAACCAGGACGCCCTGCTGGGCATCTCCTCGTTCCACTCCACGCACAGCGACGAGGAACTCACCACTCTGGCCGAATACGTCGAGCGCATGAAGGACGGTCAGGAACAGATCTTCTATGCCACGGGCGAGTCGGTACAGCGACTTCTGAAGTCACCACATCTGGAGGCGTTCAAAGCCAAGGGGTATGAGGTACTGCTGCTCACCGATCCGGTCGACGAGATCTGGGTGGGATCGGTGACCGAGTTCGACGGCAAGCCGCTGCAGTCGGTGGCCAAGGGTGAGGTGACCCTCGACACCGAGGATGAGAAGGCGGCGCACGAGGCCGAACGCCAGGATCAAGAGCGGGATTTCGCCGATCTGCTCACCTGGTTGAAGGAGACGCTGAGTGAGGATGTCAAGGAAGTCCGGTTGTCCACCCGCCTGACGGAGTCACCGGCCTGCCTCGTAACCGACACCTTCGGCATCACACCGGCGCTCGCGCGTATGTACCGGGCTTCCGGGCAGGTGGTTCCCGTCGGGAAGCGGATTCTCGAGATCAACGCCAATCATCCACTCGTGACAGGGTTACAACAGGCGCACCACAACAGCGGCGACGATTCCTCACGGGCGGGTGAGCTCGCCGAGACCGCCGAATTACTCTATGGAACAGCCCTTCTCGCCGAAGGCGGTGAACTCGACGATCCGGCGAGATTCGCTGCGCTCATCGCGGACCGGCTCGCCCGCACGGTTTAG
- a CDS encoding GAP family protein: MWGPLLVLALLTTINPVRLGIILLVLSRPRPMQNLLAYWAGALIVGLATLIIPLIALHATPTSASFARDFAHPTANPTAQRTAIGIGVILLSVAALMVVRSLVRSPSNGGGLPMPDRHGNASTSTLVLDSTAPPVFSRLLTTTQDEATEGGSPVRRLLRHARKAWQNGNPWIAFVIGLVVLPPLDGVLFALAIIVASGAALGVQVGAAVAYMIGVLVIEEIILFSNVFAPAKTQAVLQRLHDWAQAHHRKFVAAILTVVGISLVVRGLGGF; this comes from the coding sequence ATGTGGGGGCCGTTGTTGGTGCTGGCACTTTTGACGACGATCAATCCCGTGCGCCTTGGCATCATCCTTCTGGTGCTGTCTCGGCCACGGCCGATGCAGAATCTGCTCGCCTATTGGGCAGGCGCCTTGATCGTGGGACTTGCCACCCTGATCATTCCGCTTATTGCGCTGCATGCCACGCCGACATCGGCCTCTTTTGCAAGAGACTTCGCGCACCCCACCGCGAACCCCACCGCCCAACGCACCGCGATCGGCATAGGCGTAATCCTGCTGTCGGTCGCCGCGCTGATGGTGGTGCGCTCATTGGTGCGGTCACCGAGCAACGGCGGTGGGCTCCCGATGCCCGATCGGCACGGTAACGCCAGCACCTCGACGCTGGTTCTTGATTCGACTGCACCGCCCGTGTTCTCACGGCTACTGACCACCACGCAGGACGAGGCCACCGAGGGTGGATCCCCCGTTCGTCGATTGCTCAGGCACGCCCGCAAGGCGTGGCAGAACGGCAATCCGTGGATCGCATTCGTCATTGGCCTCGTGGTGCTGCCACCGCTGGACGGAGTTCTCTTCGCGCTCGCCATCATCGTGGCCTCGGGAGCCGCGCTCGGAGTGCAGGTCGGCGCTGCCGTCGCGTACATGATCGGTGTGCTCGTGATTGAGGAGATCATTCTCTTCAGCAATGTGTTTGCGCCCGCGAAGACCCAGGCAGTACTGCAACGACTGCACGACTGGGCGCAGGCTCACCACCGAAAGTTCGTGGCTGCCATCCTGACTGTGGTTGGGATTTCGCTCGTCGTCCGGGGCTTGGGTGGCTTCTGA
- a CDS encoding class I SAM-dependent methyltransferase: MLVAMATDIMGMPRAGPDASWLSRRLQTNRLEYLDRDDVDELKHKVVTALDRGGRRPRFGTYEKHAQLALAEVPDVPAPRILEIGSGLGGLSRKLLELHPTAEVTVTDVDPGFVADIAAGDLGSHPRATVRVMDATAIDTQDGHYDLAVFALSLHHLAPPLAAQVFSEGTRAARKLLIIDVRRPSIPLHLAMLAAVLPFTRVPVVHDAVISGLRAYSPSALRALAHHADPAITVEFRTRRMGPTVMLASRN, from the coding sequence ATGCTCGTCGCCATGGCGACAGACATCATGGGCATGCCGCGGGCCGGACCGGATGCGTCCTGGCTGTCGCGGCGGTTACAGACCAATCGGCTGGAGTACCTGGATCGCGACGATGTCGATGAACTCAAACACAAGGTCGTCACCGCGCTCGACCGGGGCGGGCGGCGACCGCGATTCGGCACCTACGAGAAGCACGCTCAGTTGGCGTTGGCTGAGGTGCCAGATGTCCCCGCACCGAGGATTCTCGAGATCGGATCCGGCCTCGGCGGGCTGTCACGCAAGCTGCTTGAGCTGCACCCCACCGCTGAGGTGACGGTCACCGACGTCGATCCCGGTTTCGTCGCCGATATCGCAGCCGGGGATCTGGGCAGTCACCCACGCGCCACGGTCCGGGTGATGGACGCCACCGCGATCGACACCCAGGATGGGCACTACGACCTCGCGGTATTCGCGTTGTCGCTGCATCACTTGGCACCACCGCTGGCCGCCCAGGTGTTCAGCGAGGGGACGCGGGCGGCGAGAAAGCTGTTGATCATCGATGTCCGCAGGCCATCGATACCGTTGCACTTGGCGATGTTGGCGGCGGTCCTGCCGTTCACTCGAGTGCCGGTGGTGCACGACGCAGTCATCAGCGGCCTCCGCGCCTACAGCCCGTCAGCACTGAGGGCGCTCGCCCATCACGCCGACCCGGCGATCACCGTCGAGTTCCGCACCCGACGGATGGGCCCGACAGTGATGCTTGCGAGTCGCAACTAG